One genomic window of Brevundimonas vesicularis includes the following:
- a CDS encoding SRPBCC family protein produces MSAPLSTDADVQSPAFHDDDYVEGAYDSTSVRAVMINRPRQQLYDYWRDFRNLPRFMENVKSVDLLDDVRSSWTVAGPAGAEIELVSEITEDRPGEYIAWRSTEDSDVDHEGWIEFRDNAFGRGTEVRVLISYDPPAGAVGKLVAKVMQREPRVQARRELRRFKQLMETGEISTSKAPDAAPRADRHF; encoded by the coding sequence ATGTCCGCCCCCCTTTCGACAGACGCCGACGTCCAGTCACCAGCCTTCCATGACGACGACTATGTGGAAGGCGCCTACGACTCCACCAGCGTCCGCGCCGTTATGATCAACCGGCCTCGCCAGCAACTTTATGACTACTGGCGCGATTTCAGAAACCTGCCTCGCTTCATGGAAAATGTGAAGTCTGTCGATCTTCTCGATGACGTTCGGTCCAGCTGGACCGTCGCAGGCCCCGCCGGTGCGGAAATCGAACTCGTCAGCGAGATCACCGAAGATCGTCCCGGTGAATACATCGCTTGGCGCTCCACCGAAGACAGCGACGTCGATCACGAGGGCTGGATCGAGTTTCGCGACAACGCCTTCGGCCGAGGCACCGAGGTCCGTGTCCTGATCAGCTACGACCCGCCGGCGGGCGCCGTCGGTAAACTGGTCGCGAAGGTGATGCAGCGCGAGCCCCGGGTCCAGGCCCGGCGCGAGCTGCGACGTTTCAAACAGCTGATGGAGACGGGCGAAATCTCGACGTCCAAGGCTCCCGACGCGGCGCCGCGCGCCGACCGTCATTTCTGA
- a CDS encoding hemerythrin domain-containing protein translates to MSLIDKALSAVTAQPDNETRKAATEKARAASKAGDWLSLVLDHHDAIRAAFASGRTAKTAVERNAARDALAVVLNGHALAEELVLYPALGQAGEKMHAAHAYLEQTTTKAQMAELENIAPSKPAWLDKWAHIEGAVLTHMFEEESDWFLTLKAKGDHQVRLALRYAEEFERYAGAPQSQAA, encoded by the coding sequence ATGTCCCTCATCGACAAGGCGCTCTCCGCCGTCACCGCGCAGCCTGACAACGAGACGCGCAAGGCGGCGACGGAAAAGGCCCGCGCCGCCTCCAAGGCTGGAGACTGGCTTTCGCTGGTGCTCGATCATCACGACGCTATCCGCGCCGCTTTCGCTTCCGGCCGAACGGCCAAGACCGCCGTCGAAAGAAACGCCGCTCGCGATGCGCTCGCCGTCGTGCTGAACGGCCATGCGCTGGCTGAAGAACTCGTTCTTTATCCGGCCCTCGGTCAGGCCGGCGAAAAGATGCACGCAGCCCACGCCTACCTCGAGCAGACGACCACGAAGGCTCAGATGGCGGAGCTTGAAAACATCGCGCCCTCAAAGCCCGCCTGGCTGGACAAGTGGGCCCACATCGAAGGCGCCGTGCTCACCCATATGTTCGAGGAAGAAAGCGATTGGTTCCTGACGCTCAAGGCCAAGGGCGACCACCAGGTCCGTCTAGCCTTGCGTTACGCCGAAGAGTTCGAACGCTACGCCGGCGCGCCCCAGTCTCAAGCCGCCTGA
- the dinB gene encoding DNA polymerase IV: MSGVATRKIVHVDMDAFFASVEQRDDPALRGRPVAIGHAAARGVVAAASYEARRFGVRSAMPSTTAQRKCPDLVFVPPRFEVYRAVSAQIHAIFADYTDLIEPLSLDEAYLYVTSDRRGLGTASATVEEIRRRILEETGLTASAGVSYNKFLAKLASDQNKPNGQFVVAPGRGEAFVEDLPVQRFHGVGPVTAAKMEGLGIRTGADLRRQSLAFLQHHFGKSGPWYHAIARGRDDRAVNPDRTRKSSGSETTFASDLTDPDAIEAGVAAMADDVWAWCEKTGSRGRTVTVKVKWADFQQSTRSRSQSEPVASRQALHELSRVLVRSLYPPSRGVRLVGVSLSNLQTTGAAANQLVLS; this comes from the coding sequence ATGTCTGGCGTCGCCACCCGCAAGATCGTCCATGTGGACATGGACGCCTTCTTCGCCTCGGTCGAACAGCGAGATGATCCCGCCTTGCGAGGGCGGCCCGTGGCGATCGGTCATGCGGCGGCGCGCGGCGTGGTCGCGGCCGCCAGCTACGAGGCGCGGCGGTTCGGGGTGCGATCGGCCATGCCCTCGACAACAGCCCAGCGGAAGTGTCCGGACCTCGTCTTCGTCCCGCCGCGCTTCGAGGTCTATCGCGCCGTGTCGGCGCAGATCCATGCGATCTTTGCGGACTACACCGACCTGATCGAACCCCTGTCGCTGGACGAGGCCTATCTCTATGTGACTTCAGATCGGCGCGGCCTGGGGACCGCCTCGGCGACGGTGGAGGAAATCCGGCGGCGTATCCTCGAGGAGACCGGCCTGACGGCTTCGGCAGGCGTTTCGTACAACAAATTCCTGGCCAAGCTGGCGTCGGACCAGAACAAGCCGAACGGCCAGTTCGTTGTGGCGCCAGGGCGCGGCGAGGCCTTCGTCGAGGATTTGCCGGTCCAGCGCTTCCACGGTGTGGGGCCGGTGACGGCCGCCAAGATGGAAGGGCTGGGGATCCGCACCGGCGCAGACTTGCGGCGTCAATCCCTGGCCTTTCTTCAGCATCATTTCGGCAAGTCCGGGCCCTGGTACCACGCCATCGCCCGCGGGCGGGACGACCGAGCGGTCAATCCGGACCGGACTCGCAAATCGAGCGGGTCGGAGACGACCTTCGCCTCCGACCTGACCGATCCGGACGCGATCGAAGCCGGTGTGGCAGCCATGGCTGACGATGTCTGGGCCTGGTGCGAGAAGACCGGAAGTCGGGGACGGACGGTCACCGTCAAGGTCAAATGGGCGGACTTCCAGCAATCGACGCGAAGCCGGTCCCAGTCCGAGCCCGTGGCCTCCCGCCAGGCCCTGCACGAGCTCAGTCGGGTGCTGGTCCGGTCCCTCTACCCGCCAAGCCGGGGCGTGCGCCTGGTCGGGGTAAGCCTGTCCAATCTGCAGACGACCGGCGCTGCGGCGAACCAATTGGTCCTGTCGTGA
- a CDS encoding arylesterase, translated as MTRCTPTAQDPVSACLSSDADRSAMGNAERVVTLLGDSLTAGYGLKSAESLPRQLAARLASETPLVRVIGAGVSGDTTADGLQRLDRDVPAQTDLCVVALGANDMMRLVPTDHVRDNLLSIIDRLRRREIPVLLIGMRAPPWFGAYAWAFDAVYTEVARAANVPLMPFLMDGVALHPAYVLPDRIHPNAAGVGKMADALAPHVRSALAALRTR; from the coding sequence ATGACCCGCTGCACTCCGACCGCCCAAGATCCGGTTTCGGCCTGCCTGTCATCGGACGCTGACAGGAGCGCCATGGGCAATGCTGAGCGTGTCGTAACGCTTCTCGGCGACTCGCTGACCGCAGGCTACGGCCTGAAGTCGGCTGAAAGCTTGCCGCGCCAACTTGCGGCGCGACTGGCGAGCGAAACGCCTTTGGTTCGCGTCATCGGCGCGGGCGTGTCCGGCGACACGACGGCGGACGGCTTGCAAAGGCTCGATCGGGACGTGCCGGCGCAAACGGATCTTTGCGTCGTCGCCTTGGGCGCCAACGACATGATGCGGCTGGTCCCGACCGATCACGTCAGGGACAATCTGCTGTCGATCATCGACAGACTCCGGAGGCGAGAGATCCCCGTTCTGCTGATCGGGATGCGCGCGCCGCCCTGGTTCGGCGCCTACGCCTGGGCCTTCGATGCCGTCTACACCGAGGTCGCTCGCGCAGCGAACGTGCCCCTGATGCCGTTCCTGATGGACGGTGTCGCGTTGCACCCAGCCTATGTCTTGCCGGACCGGATCCATCCCAACGCCGCCGGCGTGGGCAAGATGGCCGACGCCCTCGCCCCCCATGTGCGATCCGCCCTGGCGGCCCTGCGGACGCGATGA
- a CDS encoding alpha-ketoglutarate-dependent dioxygenase AlkB: MTELSQIDLFGDAPARTPVVAGFDYWADVLSAPEQAALAAALQTLAFKPYEHLGYLGHRRIAAFDRGGDGAGWPAFFSTLMARLAGRLDLDGAAFVQVLINEYAPGAGIGWHRDRPVYSEILGLSLLAPCVMRLRRRQGAGFLRRNAPLACGSAYRLSGEARADWEHSITPMTALRYSITFRTLAA; this comes from the coding sequence GTGACCGAACTATCGCAGATCGACCTGTTCGGCGATGCACCCGCGCGCACGCCCGTGGTGGCGGGCTTTGACTATTGGGCGGACGTCCTGTCGGCGCCCGAACAGGCCGCGCTAGCCGCCGCGCTCCAGACTCTGGCGTTCAAACCCTATGAACATCTGGGCTACCTGGGTCATCGCCGGATCGCCGCCTTCGACCGCGGGGGCGATGGCGCGGGGTGGCCGGCGTTTTTCTCGACCTTGATGGCGCGCTTGGCGGGTCGCCTCGATCTGGACGGCGCGGCCTTTGTCCAGGTTCTGATCAATGAATATGCGCCGGGCGCCGGCATCGGCTGGCATCGCGACCGCCCCGTCTACAGCGAGATCCTGGGCCTGTCCCTCCTCGCGCCCTGCGTCATGCGGCTGCGCCGTCGTCAGGGGGCGGGCTTTCTGCGCCGAAATGCGCCGCTGGCGTGCGGCTCGGCCTATCGGTTGTCGGGGGAGGCGCGCGCGGACTGGGAGCATTCGATCACGCCGATGACGGCCTTGCGCTATTCCATCACCTTCCGGACCCTGGCCGCCTGA
- a CDS encoding exodeoxyribonuclease III gives MRIATFNINGVNRRLPNLLGWLKRAQPDVVCLQELKAADTQFPAAELEAAGYSAVWVGEPRWNGVAILSRIGAPVVTRRRLHGDADDRQARYIEAAVNGVLIGCLYLPNGNPRPGPKFDYKLAWARRLTAHAASLYSTEAPVVLCGDYNVVPTDADIYNTRSWKTDALLRPESRAAFQSLLDQGWTDALRERFPHDPPPWTFWSYFREAWSRDAGLRIDHLLLNGLAAERLTDAGVDRAVRGVEGASDHAPAWIDLAD, from the coding sequence ATGCGGATCGCCACCTTCAACATCAACGGCGTCAATCGTCGCCTGCCCAACCTACTCGGCTGGCTGAAACGGGCCCAGCCGGACGTGGTCTGCCTGCAGGAACTGAAGGCGGCCGACACGCAGTTCCCGGCCGCCGAGCTCGAGGCGGCCGGCTATAGCGCGGTCTGGGTCGGCGAACCGCGCTGGAACGGCGTCGCCATCCTCAGTCGGATCGGCGCGCCGGTCGTGACCCGACGCCGGCTGCATGGCGACGCCGACGACCGCCAGGCCCGTTATATCGAGGCGGCGGTGAACGGCGTGCTGATCGGCTGCCTCTATCTGCCCAACGGCAATCCCAGGCCCGGGCCCAAGTTCGATTATAAGCTGGCCTGGGCCCGACGGCTCACCGCTCACGCGGCGTCGCTTTATTCGACCGAGGCGCCGGTCGTTCTCTGCGGCGACTACAATGTCGTCCCGACCGACGCCGACATCTACAATACGCGCTCTTGGAAGACCGACGCCCTGCTCCGACCCGAGAGCCGCGCCGCCTTCCAGAGCCTGCTCGACCAGGGCTGGACCGACGCCCTGCGCGAGCGCTTCCCGCACGATCCCCCGCCCTGGACCTTCTGGTCCTATTTCCGGGAGGCCTGGTCGCGCGACGCCGGTCTGCGGATCGACCACCTGCTGCTCAACGGGCTTGCAGCCGAACGCCTGACCGATGCCGGGGTCGATCGCGCGGTCCGCGGCGTCGAGGGCGCCAGCGACCATGCGCCGGCCTGGATCGACCTCGCGGACTAA
- a CDS encoding zinc-dependent alcohol dehydrogenase: MRALTWHGKHNVQVDTVPDPQIVNPRDAIIKITATAICGSDLHLYDSVIPGMSNGDILGHEFMGEVVEIGRGNTSLQVGQKVVVPFVIACGSCFHCGKQQFSACDNSNPADKSDASEIAYGYPAAGLFGYSHLTGGYAGGQAEYVRVPYSDVGPIVVPDGIEDERVLFLSDIFPTGWMAAENAEIEPGDTVAIWGCGPVGLFAIKSARLMGAGRIIAIDHHPRRLELAKANGAEVLNYHEVKVREALMEMTAGIGPDACIDAVGMEAHGFSPDNIIDAVKQETKLGTDRQHVLRETIMACRKGGRVSIPGVYGGIGDKLPIGALMQKGLTIKTGQTHVQKYLPQLLELVMEGKIDTTDLISHRLPLEQAPEAYKNFHDNPNEWTKVVLKPHG, from the coding sequence ATGCGCGCCCTGACTTGGCACGGCAAACACAATGTTCAGGTGGACACGGTCCCCGATCCTCAGATCGTCAATCCCCGCGATGCGATCATCAAGATTACGGCGACCGCTATCTGCGGATCAGACCTGCACCTCTACGACAGCGTGATCCCCGGCATGTCCAATGGCGACATCCTCGGCCATGAGTTCATGGGCGAGGTCGTCGAGATCGGCCGGGGCAACACGAGCCTTCAGGTTGGCCAGAAGGTCGTCGTCCCCTTCGTGATCGCCTGCGGCTCGTGTTTCCATTGCGGCAAGCAGCAGTTCTCGGCCTGCGACAACTCAAATCCCGCCGACAAGTCTGACGCATCCGAGATCGCCTACGGTTACCCGGCTGCCGGCCTGTTCGGCTATTCACACCTGACCGGCGGCTATGCGGGCGGTCAGGCGGAATATGTCCGCGTCCCCTATTCCGACGTCGGCCCGATCGTGGTGCCGGACGGAATCGAGGATGAGCGGGTCCTGTTCCTGTCCGACATCTTTCCCACGGGTTGGATGGCGGCCGAGAACGCTGAGATCGAACCCGGCGACACGGTGGCGATCTGGGGCTGTGGCCCCGTCGGCCTATTCGCCATCAAGAGCGCCAGATTGATGGGCGCCGGTCGCATCATCGCCATCGACCATCATCCACGCCGACTGGAGCTCGCCAAGGCGAACGGCGCGGAAGTCCTCAACTATCATGAGGTCAAGGTTCGTGAAGCCCTGATGGAGATGACCGCCGGCATTGGGCCGGACGCCTGCATCGACGCGGTCGGTATGGAGGCGCATGGCTTTTCGCCCGACAACATCATCGATGCGGTGAAGCAGGAAACGAAGCTGGGCACGGATCGCCAACATGTCCTGCGCGAGACGATCATGGCGTGTCGCAAGGGCGGCCGCGTGTCGATCCCCGGCGTGTATGGCGGAATCGGCGACAAGCTGCCGATCGGCGCCCTCATGCAGAAGGGTCTGACGATCAAGACCGGCCAGACCCATGTGCAGAAATATCTGCCGCAGCTCCTTGAACTGGTGATGGAAGGAAAGATCGACACGACGGATCTGATCAGCCACCGCCTGCCCCTGGAGCAGGCGCCAGAAGCTTACAAGAACTTCCACGACAATCCGAACGAATGGACGAAGGTCGTACTGAAGCCGCACGGCTGA